The Planctellipticum variicoloris DNA window TTCTGTACTGCTTTGTAGAAGTATTCTGCCCGAACATTCCGCGGAAGTTCTTCGAATCGCAGTAGCGCTGGGTGGGATCGAAGGTCGTGCCGTGGTTGCCGAGGCTGCCCGCGTTGAGGTGCGGTTCGAGAGATGTCGGTTCGCCGCTGGCGTCCGGTGCGATGCCGCCGACTTCGGCCTGCAGATAGCCGGCGACGCCGAAGTAGTGGGACCGGCCAAAGACATTCTGGACATGCAGCGTCGCTGGAGTGACGATGCCATCCGCGACAGGTGACGTCACGACCAGGACATCGGACACTGTCTGCGAACTGCTGTTGGTCGGACACCGGAGGTACGAGACACCATAGACTTCGCTGCGAGGATGCTGCTGCAATCCGTCGTCAAAGGTCATCGCAACCCGATTGTAGATCGGATTGGCGTCAATGTACGGCAAGGCAAATACGCCCCAGCTCCAACCCAGATACACTCCATTCGGGTTAATGACGTAGCCAGGAGGGAACCGCTTGAAGGTGTCGTAGTAGTTGTGCAGCGCCAGACCAAAGTGTTTGAGGTTGTTTTTGCACTG harbors:
- a CDS encoding DUF1559 domain-containing protein, producing the protein MTSRLYARPPRGMTLVQLLVILVILAVLIGLLLPAIQQAREAARRTQCKNNLKHFGLALHNYYDTFKRFPPGYVINPNGVYLGWSWGVFALPYIDANPIYNRVAMTFDDGLQQHPRSEVYGVSYLRCPTNSSSQTVSDVLVVTSPVADGIVTPATLHVQNVFGRSHYFGVAGYLQAEVGGIAPDASGEPTSLEPHLNAGSLGNHGTTFDPTQRYCDSKNFRGMFGQNTSTKQYRIIDGLAATLMVGERNTPVADGPGSVGHGIWVGVPDCSSAAGLSMALGDTAVRLNAGAKTRAQTTGFGSAHTGGAHFTLADGSVRFLSDAIDIQLYRDLSTIDDGRKYEGF